A genomic segment from Glycine max cultivar Williams 82 chromosome 1, Glycine_max_v4.0, whole genome shotgun sequence encodes:
- the LOC100808869 gene encoding uncharacterized protein has translation MSNHKSTESAIKNLEIQVGQLTKQIAESSSGGFGANIEKIPKEKCKAVMIRSRMEQRDSEEEKNSKSELARDKRKEAVPSSGREAPYPLVSSKKDKERHFVRFLDIFKKLEITIPFGESLQQMSLYSKFLKDLLTKKGKYIHSDNIVVEGNYGVVIQRILPPKYKDPRSVTIPCSIGVLSVGKLADRSITRPYGIVEDVLLKVRQFTFPADFVIMDIEEDAEIPLILGRPFMLTTNCVVDMRKGNLEMSVNDQKVAFNLFDAVKHSNDQNVYSKVEKIENEIALVARAKVLQDP, from the exons ATGTCTAATCATAAGAGCACTGAATCAGCCATCAAGAATCTGGAAATCCAAGTGGGTCAGCTGACCAAGCAAATAGCTGAGAGTTCTTCTGGAGGTTTTGGAGCTAACATTGagaaaattcctaaagaaaagTGCAAGGCTGTTATGATCAGAAGTAGAATGGAGCAA agagATAGTGAGGAGGAGAAAAATTCTAAGAGTGAACTGGCTAGAGATAAGAGGAAGGAGGCTGTCCCAAGTTCTGGAAGGGAAGCACCATATCCTTTGGTGTCGTCTAAGAAGGATAAGGAACGACACTTTGTTCGTTTCCTTgatattttcaagaaattggagattACTATTCCGTTTGGAGAATCCTTGCAACAGATGTCACTGTACTCAAAATTTCTCAAAGATTTGCTGACCAAGAAGGGCAAATACATCCACAGTGACAAcattgtggtggaaggaaattatGGTGTTGTCATTCAAAGGATCCTTCCACCAAAATATAAGGATCCAAGGAGTGTTACCATTCCTTGCTCAATTGGTGTTCTGTCAGTTGGAAAG CTGGCAGATCGCTCAATCACAAGGCCATATGGTATAGTGGAGGATGTATTGCTCAAGGTGCGTCAATTCACTTTCCCTGCAGATTTTGTGATCATGGACATTGAAGAGGATGCTGAGATTCCATTGATTCTAGGTCGTCCATTCATGTTAACAACCAATTGTGTGGTTGACATGAGGAAGGGTAACCTTGAGATGAGCGTAAATGATCAGAAGGTTGCTTTCAATTTGTTTGATGCAGTGAAAcactcaaatgatcaaaatgtCTATTCCAAGGTGGAGAAGATTGAGAATGAGATAGCTCTTGTGGCCAGGGCTAAGGTGTTACAGGATCCCTGA
- the LOC100807467 gene encoding transmembrane protein 45B, whose product MGSFKGHALPGTLFLLVGVWHVWGSVVRYVRNPMAFQVRVWNPVPGFDGRLKHLELYVIAIGAFVDMCIELLYSPHLKIFVGGVLNPAHMNDFEHSGMLLMFFIFGVVALLSQKTRFLPLPEGALCLLAASAFTAEYLLFYFHSTTHKGLEGYYHTLLVFLVGLCILSSIAGALLPTSFPVDLCNGIAIALQGLWFYQTAFVLYGPMMPSGCKLRENSVTCHSIDSEVRGELLANFQLFVAVLVVLVGTVASYGFAASRYGSSEVRNLHAIQTELDQD is encoded by the exons ATGGGATCTTTCAAGGGTCATGCTTTGCCAGGGACTTTGTTTCTTCTAGTTGGGGTGTGGCACGTATGGGGCTCTGTGGTGAGATATGTTCGCAATCCAATGGCGTTTCAAGTCAGAGTTTGGAATCCTGTGCCAGGGTTTGATGGGAGGCTGAAGCACCTGGAGCTATATGTTATTGCAATTGGTGCTTTCGTTGACATGTGCATCGAGCTTTTGTATTCACCACACCTCAAGATTTTTGTTGGTGGAGTCCTTAACCCCGCTCACATGAATGACTTTGAGCACTCTGGAATGCTTCTTATGTTTTTCATCTTTGGTGTTGTTGCCCTACTTTCCCAAAAGACCAG ATTTCTTCCCTTGCCAGAAGGTGCTCTTTGTTTGCTTGCTGCCTCAGCATTCACTGCAGAGTACCTTCTTTTCTACTTCCATTCAACAACACACAAGGGCCTTGAGGGCTATTACCACACCCTCCTTGTCTTCCTGGTTGGACTGTGCATTTTATCTTCAATTGCTGGAGCCCTTTTGCCAACAAGCTTTCCAGTGGATTTATGCAATGGCATTGCTATAGCACTGCAAGGTTTATGGTTCTATCAGACAGCCTTTGTTCTCTATGGCCCTATGATGCCAAGTGGTTGTAAGCTTAGGGAAAACAGTGTCACATGTCATTCTATTGATAGTGAGGTTCGGGGCGAATTGCTTGCTAATTTTCAGCTCTTTGTTGCGGTTCTTGTGGTCCTTGTGGGAACTGTGGCATCATATGGCTTTGCTGCTTCAAGATATGGGAGTTCTGAAGTCAGGAACTTGCATGCAATTCAGACTGAATTAGATCAAGACTAA
- the LOC121174942 gene encoding disease resistance protein RPM1 produces the protein MTTWRFMHASIVEHGSVSKSYTAEGLLREMLDMLCNEKVEDPAPNFETLTRKLRNGLCNKGYVVVFDDVWNKRFWNDIQFALIDNKNGSRILITTQDTQVAQFCMKDSLIQLKLEPLSEEKSLELFCKKAFGYGFDGRYPKEYKDLGLEIIGKGQCLPLAIVAIGGLLYSKCKSAAEWKRFSQNLSLELERNSELSSISQILCLSYDDLPYNLRSCLLYFGMYPEDYDGFVKHVTGETLEEVAQQYLAELINRSLVQVSSFTINGKVRGCCVHDSIHEMILRKIKDTVFCHCIHEHNQLVSSGILRHLTIATGSTDLIGSIERSHVR, from the coding sequence ATGACAACATGGAGGTTTATGCATGCTTCGATTGTCGAGCATGGATCAGTGTCTAAATCCTACACTGCAGAAGGATTGTTGAGGGAGATGTTGGACATGCTTTGCAATGAAAAAGTGGAGGATCCTGCTCCGAATTTTGAGACCTTGACAAGAAAACTCAGAAATGGCCTGTGCAATAAGGGGTATGTTGTCGTGTTTGATGATGTATGGAATAAAAGATTTTGGAATGACATTCAATTTGCTCTGATCGATAATAAGAATGGAAGTAGGATATTAATCACAACACAGGACACACAGGTTGCACAGTTTTGTATGAAAGATTCTTTAATTCAGCTTAAGCTAGAACCTTTAAGTGAAGAAAAGTCTTTGGAATTGTTCTGTAAGAAGGCATTTGGGTATGGTTTTGATGGACGTTATCCAAAAGAATATAAAGATCTGGGTCTTGAAATCATTGGAAAGGGTCAATGTTTACCTCTAGCAATTGTTGCCATTGGTGGTCTTTTATATAGCAAATGTAAAAGTGCAGCTGAGTGGAAACGGTTTAGTCAAAATCTAAGTTTGGAGTTGGAGAGGAATTCTGAGTTAAGTAGTATTTcacaaattttatgtttaagtTATGATGATTTGCCATACAATCTCAGATCTTGTTTATTGTATTTTGGAATGTATCCTGAAGACTATGACGGATTTGTCAAACATGTAACGGGGGAAACTTTGGAAGAAGTTGCTCAACAATATTTAGCAGAGTTAATCAATAGAAGTTTGGTGCAAGTATCTTCATTTACCATAAATGGCAAGGTTAGAGGATGTTGCGTTCATGACTCAATACATGAAATGATCCTTAGGAAAATCAAGGATACAGTATTTTGTCATTGTATTCATGAGCATAATCAATTAGTGTCAAGTGGGATCCTTAGACACTTAACAATAGCAACTGGTTCCACTGATTTAATTGGAAGTATTGAAAGATCACACGTACggtaa
- the LOC100808006 gene encoding MOB kinase activator-like 1B isoform X2: protein MSLFGIGRNQRTFRPKKSTPSGSKGAQLRKHIDATLGSGNLREAVKLPPGEDLNEWLAVNTVDFFNQVNLLYGTLTEFCTPENCRTMSAGPKYEYRWADGVQIKKPIEVSAPKYVEYLMDWIEAQLDDESIFPQKLGSPFPPNFKEVVKTIFKRLFRVYAHIYHSHFQKIVSLKEEAHLNTCFKHFILFTCEFGLIDKKELAPLQELIETIIPY from the exons AAACCAGAGAACATTCCGCCCGAAAAAAAGTACTCCTTCTGGAAGTAAG GGAGCTCAACTTCGAAAACATATTGATGCCACGTTAGGTAGTGGAAATCTGAGGGAAGCAGTAAAGCTACCTCCTGGGGAGGATTTAAATGAGTGGCTAGCTGTCAACA CTGTTGATTTCTTCAATCAGGTGAATCTGCTTTATGGTACCCTTACAGAGTTCTGTACTCCTGAGAATTGTCGGACAATGTCTGCAGGACCCAA GTATGAATATAGATGGGCAGATGGTGTACAAATTAAGAAACCTATTGAGGTTTCTGCTCCAAAATATGTAGAATATCTAATGGACTGGATTGAAGCACAGCTTGATGATGAATCCATATTCCCACAGAAGCTTG GTTCACCATTTCCTCCCAACTTTAAGGAAGTTGTGAAGACAATATTCAAGCGGTTGTTCCGTGTATATGCTCACATATACCATTCTCACTTTCAGAAAATTGTGAGCCTCAAAGAAGAGGCCCACTTAAACACTTGCTTCAAGCATTTTATACTCTTCACCTGT GAGTTCGGGCTGATTGACAAAAAGGAGCTGGCACCCCTTCAAGAGCTTATAGAAACCATTATCCCATATTAA
- the LOC100808006 gene encoding MOB kinase activator-like 1A isoform X3, with amino-acid sequence MSAGPKYEYRWADGVQIKKPIEVSAPKYVEYLMDWIEAQLDDESIFPQKLGSPFPPNFKEVVKTIFKRLFRVYAHIYHSHFQKIVSLKEEAHLNTCFKHFILFTCEFGLIDKKELAPLQELIETIIPY; translated from the exons ATGTCTGCAGGACCCAA GTATGAATATAGATGGGCAGATGGTGTACAAATTAAGAAACCTATTGAGGTTTCTGCTCCAAAATATGTAGAATATCTAATGGACTGGATTGAAGCACAGCTTGATGATGAATCCATATTCCCACAGAAGCTTG GTTCACCATTTCCTCCCAACTTTAAGGAAGTTGTGAAGACAATATTCAAGCGGTTGTTCCGTGTATATGCTCACATATACCATTCTCACTTTCAGAAAATTGTGAGCCTCAAAGAAGAGGCCCACTTAAACACTTGCTTCAAGCATTTTATACTCTTCACCTGT GAGTTCGGGCTGATTGACAAAAAGGAGCTGGCACCCCTTCAAGAGCTTATAGAAACCATTATCCCATATTAA
- the LOC100808006 gene encoding MOB kinase activator-like 1B isoform X1: MSKHAVVLQIINQRTFRPKKSTPSGSKGAQLRKHIDATLGSGNLREAVKLPPGEDLNEWLAVNTVDFFNQVNLLYGTLTEFCTPENCRTMSAGPKYEYRWADGVQIKKPIEVSAPKYVEYLMDWIEAQLDDESIFPQKLGSPFPPNFKEVVKTIFKRLFRVYAHIYHSHFQKIVSLKEEAHLNTCFKHFILFTCEFGLIDKKELAPLQELIETIIPY, translated from the exons AAACCAGAGAACATTCCGCCCGAAAAAAAGTACTCCTTCTGGAAGTAAG GGAGCTCAACTTCGAAAACATATTGATGCCACGTTAGGTAGTGGAAATCTGAGGGAAGCAGTAAAGCTACCTCCTGGGGAGGATTTAAATGAGTGGCTAGCTGTCAACA CTGTTGATTTCTTCAATCAGGTGAATCTGCTTTATGGTACCCTTACAGAGTTCTGTACTCCTGAGAATTGTCGGACAATGTCTGCAGGACCCAA GTATGAATATAGATGGGCAGATGGTGTACAAATTAAGAAACCTATTGAGGTTTCTGCTCCAAAATATGTAGAATATCTAATGGACTGGATTGAAGCACAGCTTGATGATGAATCCATATTCCCACAGAAGCTTG GTTCACCATTTCCTCCCAACTTTAAGGAAGTTGTGAAGACAATATTCAAGCGGTTGTTCCGTGTATATGCTCACATATACCATTCTCACTTTCAGAAAATTGTGAGCCTCAAAGAAGAGGCCCACTTAAACACTTGCTTCAAGCATTTTATACTCTTCACCTGT GAGTTCGGGCTGATTGACAAAAAGGAGCTGGCACCCCTTCAAGAGCTTATAGAAACCATTATCCCATATTAA